From a region of the Danio aesculapii chromosome 4, fDanAes4.1, whole genome shotgun sequence genome:
- the tnni1d gene encoding troponin I, skeletal, slow d: MIYLFFTWQIRRPGNPKVDNKPKSKISASRKLSLKIMLLNRAMEDLEKEKQERDEEKNCYLKEKHPPLQLSGLSLGELQNLCKQLYSKIDTVDEERYDYEDKVKKHNKDINELKLKVQDLGGKFKKPALRKVRVSADEMMRALLGSKHKGSMDLRANLKSVKKEDIKQEKVLTSEVGDWRKNVEAMSGMEGRKKMFDAAGGGQ, from the exons atgatttatctTTTCTTTACTTGGCAGATACGAAGGCCTGGAAATCCAAAAGTGGACAACAAA ccaaAGTCCAAGATTTCAGCATCCCGGAAGCTTTCTCTGAAG ATAATGCTTCTTAACAGAGCAATGGAAGATTTGGAGAAAGAGAAACAGGAGAGGGATGAAGAGAAAAATTGCTACCTTAAAGAAAAACACCCTCCTTTACAGCTTTCTGGACTCTCACTAGGGGAGTTACAG AATCTTTGTAAGCAACTTTATTCCAAAATTGACACAGTAGATGAAGAGAGGTACGACTATGAGGATAAagtcaaaaaacacaacaaagat ATAAATGAGCTTAAGTTGAAAGTTCAGGATCTTGGTGGGAAGTTCAAGAAACCTGCCTTAAGGAAGGTGCGTGTGTCTGCTGATGAGATGATGCGGGCCCTGCTTGGATCCAAACACAAAGGCTCCATGGACCTCCGTGCAAATCTAAAGTCAGTCAAGAAAGAGGACATCAAACAAGAAAAG GTTTTGACCAGTGAGGTTGGTGACTGGCGTAAGAACGTGGAAGCTATGTCTGGCATGGAGGGAAGAAAGAAGATGTTTGATGCTGCTGGTGGAGGCCAGTGA